In Zobellia roscoffensis, the following are encoded in one genomic region:
- a CDS encoding efflux RND transporter periplasmic adaptor subunit codes for MKKSVTRIVLLLIVVAFGGSMYYLYQKNAEDPVVYETEQASKKTIVKKTVATGSILPLEEVLIKPNISGVIEEVFVEGGDYVKSGDLLCRIKVVPNLNALNDARNNIDESKIGLDDQLRNLERQKGLFAKGVISKVDLERAEVTYDQAKQSYAAANKRYDIVKTGTTKGYGNAANTQIRATVSGMVLEVPVEVGNQVIESNNFNEGTTIAAIADVDKMIFEGKVDESEVGKIKEDLPLEITVGALEGKTFDAVLDYIAPKGKEENGAIQFEIKGTMKKQDSVFIRAGLSANASVILGRADSVLAIKEALVQFDDETKSPFVEIANGDQKFERKDIELGISDGIFVEVKSGLTEEDKIKVWNAIEKEEEKG; via the coding sequence ATGAAAAAGTCAGTAACCAGAATCGTTCTTTTGCTCATAGTTGTAGCCTTTGGCGGATCCATGTATTACCTATATCAGAAGAATGCCGAAGACCCGGTCGTTTACGAGACGGAGCAAGCATCTAAAAAGACTATTGTAAAGAAAACCGTGGCAACAGGAAGTATATTGCCGTTGGAAGAAGTGCTTATTAAGCCCAATATTTCGGGTGTTATAGAAGAGGTGTTTGTTGAGGGTGGCGATTATGTAAAGTCGGGTGATTTGCTTTGCAGAATAAAAGTGGTACCTAATTTAAATGCGCTAAATGATGCCAGAAACAATATTGATGAATCTAAAATAGGTTTAGATGACCAACTTCGTAATCTGGAACGTCAAAAAGGACTGTTCGCCAAAGGGGTCATTTCTAAGGTGGATTTGGAGCGTGCCGAGGTGACTTATGATCAGGCCAAGCAATCTTATGCCGCAGCCAATAAACGATATGATATTGTAAAGACCGGTACCACCAAGGGCTATGGGAATGCTGCAAACACCCAGATTAGAGCTACTGTTAGTGGTATGGTCCTGGAGGTTCCCGTGGAAGTAGGAAACCAGGTTATTGAGAGCAATAATTTTAACGAAGGAACTACTATTGCGGCTATTGCAGATGTGGATAAAATGATTTTTGAGGGAAAAGTAGATGAGAGTGAAGTTGGAAAAATAAAGGAGGACCTGCCATTGGAAATTACCGTCGGTGCTTTGGAAGGAAAGACTTTTGATGCGGTCTTGGATTACATAGCTCCAAAAGGAAAAGAAGAAAATGGAGCCATTCAATTTGAAATAAAAGGCACCATGAAAAAGCAAGATTCGGTATTTATTCGCGCAGGTTTAAGTGCAAATGCATCGGTAATTTTAGGTAGGGCAGATAGCGTTTTGGCTATAAAGGAAGCTTTGGTCCAATTTGATGATGAAACGAAATCTCCTTTTGTGGAAATAGCAAACGGAGATCAAAAGTTTGAGCGCAAGGATATTGAGCTAGGTATTAGCGATGGGATTTTTGTGGAAGTAAAATCGGGTCTTACGGAAGAGGATAAGATTAAGGTCTGGAATGCCATAGAAAAAGAGGAAGAAAAAGGATAA
- a CDS encoding ABC transporter permease: MFDIERWQEIFDTIRKNKLRTFLTGLSVASGIFILVILLGFGEGFRNGIAHEFEQDAATSVWVWPGTTTKKYKGLNPGRNIQLTNANYEFSAKLLEDDIQFKSPRIFVRNVSVTYGNEALVYQVQGVSPQFQLIENERMSAGRFLNHQDEVATAKVAVIGKKVAEDVFAEVENPVGEFIKISGLPFKIIGVFNETEDREEERIFIPVTTAQSAFNGGTRVNNLAYTLPPSDNFEEVVAKSIQFKNSLQSYLQKSHTVAPDDTNAIFVWSAMEEAKRYYSLTDNIALFFWFVGICTIIAGVVGVSNIMLIVVRERTKEIGIRKALGAKPWSIVGMILHESIFITSISGFAGLIFSMGLLEFVGPHIEVDYIMNPSVNFTVAISTVFVLVLAGAVAGFFPAWRAANIHTIDALRDE; the protein is encoded by the coding sequence ATGTTCGACATCGAAAGGTGGCAGGAAATCTTTGATACTATCCGCAAGAATAAATTGCGCACATTTCTTACAGGGTTATCTGTAGCTTCAGGCATATTCATCCTCGTTATATTATTAGGTTTTGGTGAAGGCTTTCGCAACGGTATTGCTCATGAGTTTGAGCAAGATGCCGCTACCAGTGTTTGGGTGTGGCCCGGTACGACCACTAAAAAATACAAAGGCCTTAATCCTGGAAGAAATATTCAATTAACAAACGCCAACTATGAGTTCTCGGCTAAACTCCTAGAGGATGACATTCAATTTAAATCTCCAAGAATTTTTGTTCGTAATGTTTCGGTAACCTACGGTAATGAAGCACTTGTTTACCAAGTTCAGGGAGTTTCTCCACAGTTTCAGTTAATAGAGAATGAAAGAATGTCTGCTGGGAGATTCTTAAATCACCAAGACGAAGTTGCTACCGCCAAAGTAGCGGTAATAGGAAAGAAAGTAGCGGAAGATGTTTTTGCGGAGGTGGAGAATCCGGTAGGAGAATTTATTAAAATATCAGGTCTTCCTTTTAAGATAATCGGGGTTTTTAATGAAACAGAAGACCGTGAGGAAGAGCGAATCTTTATACCGGTTACCACAGCTCAAAGTGCTTTTAATGGTGGTACTCGGGTAAATAACCTGGCCTATACATTACCACCTTCCGACAATTTTGAAGAGGTAGTGGCAAAATCGATCCAATTCAAAAATAGTTTACAATCCTATTTGCAGAAATCCCATACCGTAGCTCCAGATGATACCAATGCTATTTTTGTATGGAGCGCTATGGAGGAAGCTAAGCGGTATTATAGTCTTACGGATAACATTGCACTGTTCTTTTGGTTTGTCGGAATCTGTACGATTATAGCCGGGGTAGTGGGGGTAAGTAATATTATGCTAATCGTAGTGCGGGAGCGTACCAAAGAAATAGGGATACGGAAAGCACTTGGGGCCAAGCCATGGTCTATTGTAGGGATGATTTTACACGAGTCTATTTTTATTACATCCATTTCTGGCTTCGCGGGACTCATTTTTAGCATGGGGCTACTTGAGTTTGTAGGGCCTCACATAGAAGTAGATTATATCATGAACCCATCTGTAAACTTTACGGTTGCCATTTCAACAGTTTTTGTATTGGTACTGGCAGGTGCGGTCGCCGGATTTTTTCCAGCATGGCGGGCAGCAAATATTCATACCATTGATGCATTGCGAGACGAATAA
- a CDS encoding SCO family protein, with translation MKKYTYVWVSLVILIFGIIFVPRIVERISNGTIVENDRMNVEKAKSTLSYITLNGEKKRVPSFDLINQDSLAISNSDYNGKVFVVEFFFTSCPSICPIMTENLVSIQNEFKNDDDFGIASFSITPDFDTPTILKAYAEKYGITDLDWHLMTGDKEQVFDLANNGFNIFASEMPDAPGGFEHSGLFALVDKEGYLRSRTDEFGNPIIYYRGAITEKQGENDHGEKEQISILKEDIKRLLAE, from the coding sequence ATGAAGAAGTATACATACGTTTGGGTGTCTTTGGTAATACTGATTTTCGGAATTATTTTTGTTCCTAGAATCGTAGAACGTATTTCTAATGGGACTATAGTTGAGAATGACCGCATGAATGTTGAGAAGGCAAAAAGTACCTTGTCCTACATCACTTTAAACGGCGAAAAGAAACGTGTCCCTTCTTTTGATTTAATTAATCAAGACAGTTTGGCAATATCCAATTCGGATTACAATGGAAAGGTATTCGTGGTTGAGTTTTTCTTTACGAGTTGCCCTTCTATTTGCCCAATAATGACAGAGAACTTAGTATCTATCCAGAATGAGTTTAAGAATGATGATGATTTTGGAATAGCTTCATTTTCAATAACCCCAGATTTTGATACGCCAACAATTTTAAAGGCATATGCCGAGAAGTATGGTATAACCGATTTGGATTGGCATTTAATGACCGGAGATAAAGAGCAGGTTTTTGATTTGGCTAATAATGGTTTCAATATTTTTGCTTCGGAAATGCCGGATGCGCCGGGTGGTTTTGAGCATTCGGGATTGTTTGCCTTGGTAGATAAAGAAGGATATTTGCGTTCGCGAACCGATGAGTTTGGAAACCCTATTATCTATTATAGAGGGGCTATTACCGAGAAGCAAGGTGAAAATGACCACGGAGAAAAGGAACAAATTTCAATTCTTAAAGAAGATATTAAACGTTTATTGGCAGAATAG
- a CDS encoding cytochrome c oxidase subunit 3, with translation MDLTRGTGKEKNARAKKMMLWFGIVSLLMGFAGWTSAYIVSSSREDWISDLHLPSSFLISAAIIIVSSLAYIMAKNAIKKGDSKMGTSWLLVTLGLGVAFVIFQFNGFSQMIATGYYFTGPTSNIKLSYVFLIAMVHIVHVAVGIITLLVVIYNQIKGKYTPQDYLGVELGSTFWHFLDLLWVYLLAFMYFVG, from the coding sequence ATGGATTTAACAAGAGGTACGGGGAAAGAGAAAAATGCTAGGGCTAAAAAAATGATGCTCTGGTTTGGAATCGTAAGCCTTCTTATGGGGTTTGCAGGTTGGACCAGTGCGTATATTGTAAGTAGTTCAAGAGAAGATTGGATCAGTGATTTACATTTGCCAAGCTCTTTCTTGATTAGTGCCGCTATTATTATTGTAAGTAGCCTCGCCTATATAATGGCTAAGAACGCCATTAAAAAGGGAGATTCTAAAATGGGAACTAGCTGGTTATTGGTTACTTTGGGACTAGGAGTAGCTTTTGTTATATTTCAGTTTAATGGCTTTTCTCAAATGATAGCCACAGGCTACTACTTTACAGGGCCAACCAGTAACATTAAATTATCTTACGTTTTCTTGATAGCAATGGTGCATATTGTGCATGTTGCTGTTGGTATAATTACATTGTTAGTAGTCATATACAATCAAATAAAGGGTAAATACACGCCTCAGGATTATTTAGGAGTAGAACTTGGGTCAACTTTTTGGCATTTTTTAGACCTGTTATGGGTTTATTTACTGGCATTTATGTACTTCGTGGGGTAA
- the cyoE gene encoding heme o synthase yields the protein MKTAVDTATAPTLALAMADFKEITKARLAISVVFSSLAGYLLGAYQIDVVSLLLLAFGGYCMVGASNAFNQIIEKDLDALMKRTQNRPIPSGRMSVNKALFIAVLLTVLGVVSLYILNPKTAMFGAISIFLYTSCYTPLKTKTPLAVFVGAFPGAIPFMLGWVAATNEFGIEPGTLFMIQFFWQFPHFWALGWMLDDDYKRGGFKMLPTGKKDKGTALQIIMYTIWMLVISIVPVFGFTGRLELSVPAAVIIFLMGMVMLVFAFLLYEKRDNVTARKLMLASVSYITLMQVVYVIDKFI from the coding sequence ATGAAGACAGCGGTGGATACGGCAACAGCTCCTACTTTGGCGTTGGCAATGGCCGATTTTAAAGAAATTACAAAAGCTAGACTAGCTATTAGTGTGGTTTTTTCTTCTTTGGCCGGGTATTTACTGGGAGCCTATCAGATAGATGTCGTTTCCCTTTTGTTATTGGCTTTTGGAGGGTATTGTATGGTTGGTGCTTCCAATGCTTTTAATCAGATTATAGAAAAAGACTTGGATGCGTTAATGAAACGTACTCAAAATCGTCCTATTCCTTCCGGTAGGATGTCTGTAAATAAGGCACTTTTTATAGCAGTATTGTTAACCGTTTTAGGTGTTGTTTCCCTTTATATTTTGAACCCTAAGACAGCCATGTTCGGGGCAATTTCTATATTTCTCTATACAAGCTGCTATACACCTTTGAAGACGAAGACGCCTTTGGCCGTTTTTGTTGGTGCTTTTCCAGGTGCAATTCCTTTTATGTTGGGTTGGGTAGCGGCGACTAATGAATTTGGTATTGAACCAGGCACTTTGTTTATGATACAGTTCTTTTGGCAATTCCCACATTTTTGGGCTTTAGGCTGGATGTTAGACGATGATTATAAAAGAGGAGGATTTAAAATGTTGCCTACGGGTAAAAAAGATAAGGGTACGGCGTTACAAATCATTATGTATACAATCTGGATGTTGGTTATATCAATAGTACCGGTTTTTGGATTTACGGGCAGGTTGGAGCTTTCCGTTCCGGCTGCTGTTATTATATTTTTAATGGGAATGGTTATGTTGGTTTTTGCTTTTCTATTATATGAGAAAAGAGACAATGTTACCGCTCGGAAATTAATGTTGGCCAGTGTTAGTTATATTACGCTAATGCAAGTGGTTTATGTAATAGATAAGTTTATTTAA
- a CDS encoding cytochrome C oxidase subunit IV family protein, translated as MAHGHKLEIFRGLLKFKSNTQKIWGVLIFLSIITAIEVVLGIVKPRALTHSYFIGMKLLNWIFIILTLVKAYYIAWDFMHLRDEKSSLRRAIVWTPIFLVAYLLFILLFEADYVYNVYKDGFIQWNF; from the coding sequence ATGGCACACGGACACAAACTAGAGATTTTTAGAGGACTGTTAAAATTTAAGTCCAATACCCAAAAAATCTGGGGAGTACTTATATTTCTTTCTATCATTACTGCAATTGAAGTGGTTTTGGGTATCGTAAAACCTAGAGCATTAACACATTCTTATTTTATAGGAATGAAGTTGTTGAACTGGATATTCATCATACTCACTTTGGTGAAGGCTTATTATATAGCTTGGGACTTTATGCACTTACGTGATGAAAAGAGTTCTTTGAGAAGAGCGATTGTATGGACGCCTATTTTCCTTGTAGCATATCTGTTGTTCATCCTTCTTTTTGAAGCAGATTATGTTTACAACGTTTATAAAGATGGGTTCATACAGTGGAACTTCTAA
- a CDS encoding DUF420 domain-containing protein yields the protein MEDTVAKEKRFNKLITIVSIIVPVVVAILFGVKIPNVERLGFLPPIYASINGLTAVLLLVAVWAIKNGNKKLHQNIMTSCIGLSLLFLVMYIAYHMTSESTTYGGEGTMRTVYFFILITHIVLSIAIIPLVLKTYAFAYLEKFESHRKWAKITFPIWLYVATTGVVVYLMISPYYVS from the coding sequence ATGGAGGATACAGTAGCAAAAGAAAAACGATTTAATAAGCTTATAACCATAGTTTCTATTATCGTACCAGTAGTAGTAGCGATATTATTTGGTGTAAAAATACCCAATGTAGAAAGACTTGGCTTTCTGCCTCCAATTTATGCTTCTATAAACGGACTTACAGCGGTCTTGTTACTTGTTGCCGTATGGGCCATAAAAAATGGTAATAAGAAATTGCATCAAAATATTATGACAAGCTGTATTGGGTTGTCTCTTTTATTTTTAGTTATGTATATAGCGTATCACATGACGTCTGAATCCACTACATATGGTGGTGAAGGTACAATGCGAACGGTATATTTTTTTATTCTGATAACTCATATAGTTCTATCTATAGCAATTATTCCGTTGGTGCTTAAGACGTATGCATTTGCATATCTTGAAAAGTTTGAAAGTCATAGAAAATGGGCAAAGATTACCTTTCCTATTTGGTTATATGTAGCTACTACCGGGGTTGTGGTGTATCTTATGATTTCACCATATTATGTAAGCTAG
- a CDS encoding cytochrome c oxidase subunit 3, giving the protein MDSTVTTGTAEENVWGGGNSPLGASYGKMMMWFFIVSDALTFSGFLAAYGFSRFKFIEIWPIADEVFTHVPFFHGNYPMIYVAFMTFILIMSSVTMVLAVDAGHKMKKNAVIWYMFLTIIGGAIFVGSQAWEWGTFIKGDFGAVETKGGRILQFVNAETGERAAIRDFAKTIPTERVEHENKNGVWFFDEGYKPSYSFNEVVEGFKANPSILIRTEAIVQEGEHEGHKTLLNREESLKKIKDGKLVVEGANLIRNEYGSRLFADFFFFITGFHGFHVFSGVVINVIIFFNVILGTYERRGHYEMVEKVGLYWHFVDLVWVFVFTFFYLV; this is encoded by the coding sequence ATGGATTCAACGGTAACAACTGGTACGGCAGAAGAAAACGTGTGGGGAGGCGGAAACAGCCCCTTAGGTGCATCATATGGTAAAATGATGATGTGGTTTTTTATCGTTTCTGATGCTTTAACCTTTTCAGGTTTTTTGGCTGCTTACGGCTTTTCAAGGTTTAAATTTATAGAAATATGGCCAATTGCGGATGAGGTCTTTACTCACGTCCCTTTCTTTCATGGTAATTATCCCATGATTTATGTGGCGTTTATGACCTTCATTCTTATTATGTCTTCTGTAACTATGGTTTTAGCCGTAGACGCAGGGCATAAAATGAAGAAAAATGCCGTTATCTGGTATATGTTTCTAACCATTATTGGTGGTGCCATATTCGTTGGTTCTCAGGCCTGGGAATGGGGTACTTTTATAAAAGGTGATTTTGGTGCGGTCGAAACAAAAGGTGGAAGAATTTTGCAATTCGTAAATGCCGAGACTGGTGAACGCGCCGCTATTCGTGATTTTGCCAAGACAATACCTACGGAACGAGTTGAGCATGAAAATAAAAATGGTGTTTGGTTCTTTGATGAAGGTTATAAGCCTAGCTACTCTTTCAATGAAGTTGTAGAGGGTTTTAAAGCTAATCCAAGTATTCTTATCCGTACTGAAGCTATAGTTCAGGAGGGTGAACATGAAGGACATAAAACATTATTGAATAGAGAAGAGTCTTTGAAGAAAATCAAAGATGGTAAATTGGTAGTGGAAGGCGCTAACTTAATTCGTAATGAATACGGTAGCCGTTTGTTTGCGGATTTCTTCTTTTTTATAACAGGTTTTCACGGTTTTCACGTTTTCTCTGGTGTTGTTATCAACGTAATCATATTTTTTAATGTGATTTTAGGTACATACGAGCGAAGAGGCCATTATGAAATGGTTGAAAAAGTAGGTCTGTATTGGCACTTTGTAGATTTAGTATGGGTATTTGTATTCACCTTCTTCTACTTGGTATAA
- a CDS encoding ABC transporter permease, which yields MFNRDRWKEILEVLTSNWFRTVLTAFGVFWGIFILILLLSAGKGLENGIMQDFGDISTNTMFMWSRSTTKSYKGLPKGRSFLFKVEDVRAIKDNVPELKFISPRNRLGGFNGANNVVRGIKTGAYDVYGDYPEISKQDPMTMTSGRFLNYNDIKEKRKIAIIGDGVRAGLYDKGEEVLGSFIKIQGVNFMVVGTYKKKSNDGDGEEGQKQIFVPFTTFSQAFNRGNDVGWMAITANDGTSITSLKDKIMGVVKENHKVHPDDQRAVGHFDLYEQFQRVQSLFGALRFIAYFVGILVLLSGIIGVSNIMLIVVKERTKEIGIRRALGEDPWSIKLQILMESIFLTIISGMAGITLGAIFIYGVNALLDMNGPVDMFVNPSVSLGVVVGALVILIFSGLLAGFIPAQSAIKVRPIDALRTE from the coding sequence ATGTTCAATAGAGACCGTTGGAAAGAAATTTTGGAAGTGTTAACCAGCAATTGGTTCAGGACCGTATTGACCGCATTTGGTGTGTTCTGGGGAATCTTCATTTTAATTCTATTGCTTTCTGCAGGAAAGGGATTGGAAAATGGCATTATGCAAGATTTTGGAGATATCTCTACCAACACAATGTTCATGTGGTCTAGAAGTACCACTAAGTCTTATAAAGGACTCCCTAAAGGCAGAAGTTTTCTTTTTAAGGTAGAAGATGTACGGGCAATAAAAGATAATGTGCCCGAATTAAAATTTATTTCCCCTAGAAATAGGCTTGGAGGTTTTAACGGTGCGAATAATGTAGTGCGCGGCATTAAAACGGGAGCATATGATGTATATGGCGATTATCCTGAAATTAGTAAGCAAGATCCAATGACTATGACCTCAGGGAGGTTCTTAAATTACAATGACATCAAGGAAAAACGCAAAATAGCTATTATTGGAGATGGCGTTAGGGCCGGTCTTTATGATAAGGGCGAAGAAGTGCTAGGCTCGTTTATAAAAATACAGGGTGTCAATTTTATGGTCGTCGGCACCTATAAAAAGAAAAGTAATGATGGCGATGGCGAGGAAGGGCAGAAGCAGATTTTTGTGCCATTTACCACTTTCTCACAAGCCTTTAACCGTGGTAATGATGTGGGGTGGATGGCAATTACCGCCAATGACGGTACGTCCATTACAAGTCTAAAGGATAAAATTATGGGAGTGGTTAAGGAAAACCATAAGGTACATCCGGACGACCAACGTGCCGTAGGGCATTTTGATTTGTACGAGCAATTTCAACGCGTGCAAAGCCTATTCGGGGCATTGCGTTTTATAGCATATTTTGTTGGAATATTGGTGTTGCTCTCTGGGATAATCGGCGTAAGCAATATAATGCTTATTGTAGTGAAAGAGCGTACCAAAGAAATAGGGATACGCAGGGCTTTGGGCGAGGACCCATGGTCTATAAAACTTCAAATTTTAATGGAGTCCATTTTCTTGACCATAATCTCAGGAATGGCCGGTATTACTTTAGGGGCAATTTTTATCTATGGTGTAAATGCACTTTTGGATATGAACGGTCCGGTAGATATGTTCGTAAATCCTAGTGTTAGTTTAGGAGTGGTAGTAGGGGCATTGGTAATTCTTATTTTTTCAGGTCTTTTGGCGGGTTTTATTCCCGCTCAAAGTGCTATAAAAGTAAGGCCTATAGATGCACTCAGAACCGAATAA
- the gcvH gene encoding glycine cleavage system protein GcvH, translated as MNIPAELKYTKDHEWIKLEGDVATVGITDFAQSELGDIVYVEVETVDETLDREEVFGTVEAVKTVSDLFQPLSGEIIEFNEALEDAPENVNSDPYGTGWMVKIKISDSSQVDDLLSADDYKSLIGA; from the coding sequence ATGAATATACCTGCAGAATTAAAGTATACCAAGGATCACGAATGGATTAAGTTGGAAGGAGATGTTGCTACAGTTGGCATTACCGACTTTGCCCAAAGTGAATTGGGTGATATTGTTTATGTTGAAGTAGAGACCGTAGATGAAACTTTAGATAGAGAAGAAGTTTTTGGTACGGTTGAAGCAGTAAAAACCGTATCTGATTTATTTCAGCCTTTGAGTGGAGAGATTATTGAGTTCAATGAAGCATTAGAAGATGCTCCTGAAAATGTAAATTCAGACCCATATGGTACGGGCTGGATGGTTAAAATTAAGATCAGTGATTCTTCTCAAGTAGACGACCTTTTGTCTGCAGATGATTATAAATCGCTCATTGGTGCTTAA
- a CDS encoding energy transducer TonB has product MEPKKNPKADIGRNSGLYFVVGLALTMALVYTALEWKTYDKTNDYDISMNVDDELDEEVPMTEQIKTPPPPPPPAAPEIIEVVEDEEEVEETVIESTETSQEEEIIEVEDVIVEEEVEDVDVPFAVIEDVPIFPGCESESDKRACFQKMMQKHIGKNFRYPEIAQEMGVQGRVSVMFTIQKDGSIGNVRMRGPDKNLEKEAARIISKLPKMTPGKQRGRAVRVPFSIPITFKLQ; this is encoded by the coding sequence ATGGAACCGAAAAAGAACCCGAAAGCAGATATAGGCCGTAATAGCGGACTCTATTTTGTTGTTGGACTGGCACTTACAATGGCATTGGTGTACACTGCGTTAGAGTGGAAAACGTATGATAAGACCAATGATTACGATATCTCAATGAATGTTGATGATGAATTGGACGAAGAAGTTCCTATGACGGAGCAAATAAAGACGCCTCCACCTCCACCGCCACCAGCGGCTCCAGAAATTATTGAAGTTGTTGAAGATGAAGAGGAAGTTGAAGAAACTGTAATCGAATCTACAGAGACTAGTCAAGAAGAAGAAATCATCGAAGTAGAAGATGTAATTGTAGAAGAAGAGGTAGAAGATGTAGATGTACCTTTTGCAGTTATTGAAGATGTGCCAATTTTTCCAGGTTGTGAAAGTGAGTCTGATAAAAGAGCTTGTTTTCAGAAGATGATGCAAAAGCACATTGGTAAAAACTTCAGATACCCAGAAATTGCTCAAGAAATGGGTGTTCAAGGTAGGGTTAGTGTAATGTTTACCATTCAAAAAGATGGTAGCATTGGTAACGTTAGAATGCGTGGACCGGACAAGAATCTAGAAAAAGAAGCTGCTCGTATTATCAGTAAGCTTCCTAAGATGACTCCAGGTAAGCAACGTGGTAGGGCTGTAAGGGTTCCATTTAGTATTCCTATTACTTTCAAGTTGCAATAA
- a CDS encoding VanZ family protein: MIINRSLVLKNHKYTIAFVGWMMFVTFLSLASFSDTDTADIDIPNLDKVVHFSFYFGAAFLAVLFIKEITNGTIELRKAVFLAVIGAIIYGIIIEVLQYSFTADRHGDILDALANSVGAIFGSLAVKSLFSSERWLKWKN; this comes from the coding sequence ATGATTATAAATCGCTCATTGGTGCTTAAGAACCACAAGTATACAATTGCATTTGTAGGCTGGATGATGTTCGTTACATTTTTAAGTCTAGCTTCTTTTTCCGATACGGATACTGCGGATATAGATATTCCAAACCTTGATAAGGTGGTACACTTTTCTTTTTATTTTGGGGCTGCTTTTTTAGCCGTATTATTTATAAAGGAAATAACCAATGGAACTATAGAGCTGCGTAAAGCTGTTTTTCTAGCTGTAATTGGAGCTATTATTTATGGTATAATTATTGAGGTATTACAATATAGTTTTACGGCAGATCGCCATGGCGATATTTTAGATGCATTGGCAAATAGCGTAGGTGCAATCTTTGGCTCATTAGCCGTTAAATCCCTTTTTTCAAGCGAAAGGTGGTTAAAATGGAAAAATTAG